A genomic segment from Streptosporangium roseum DSM 43021 encodes:
- a CDS encoding glycine--tRNA ligase — MLTMQDALLALTRYWTEQGCMVVQPMNTEVGAGTLNPATALRVLGPEPWRVAYVEPSVRPDDSRYGDNPNRLQTHTQFQVILKPEPGDPQELYLGSLRALGIDIDRHDVRFVEDNWASPALGAWGLGWEVWLDGLEITQFTYFQQAGGMTLDPVSVEITYGMERIIMALQGVDHFKDIAYAPGISYGEAFGQAEYEMSRYYLDDADVTAQRGLFEAYAAEADRLVEARLPVPAHTYVLKCSQAFNVLDSRGAISTTERAQAFARMRRLAHSVAKLWVERRAELGYPLGGVEVPPAEAAAAESPRPGTDQTLAFEIGVEELPPAETTRAADAVRQALTEKLAATRLRHGSVTVMSSPRRIVALVEDIAPREDDDEQTVRGPRLSAAYDAEGAPTKAAQGFARGQGIDVAELAPLSAGGGEYVGYVKHVPGRPAGEVLAAILPEIVTGLRAEKNMRWRSPGLSYSRPIRWITALLGAEVVPFTVADLASGRSSRVHRTAAEPVITLSTATGYVETLRRHAIEPDAAVRRDDIVEQAARLAAGAGGRIDFEAESALVDEVTNLVEAPVAILGTFDEKYLELPAAILTTVMKKHQRYFPVLDGDGRLLNRFVTIANGACDHDAVRAGNGAVLRARYEDAGFFWRNDLATPLTEMKRRLARLTFETRLGSVAERADRIDAIASDLAARALLGGDDGETLRRAGRLAKFDLGSELVIELSSLAGVMAREYARQAGEPEAVAEALYEMELPRQAGDALPRSRPGALLALADRFDLLAGLFAIGSEPTGSSDPFGLRRAALGVINILRAHPDLAGLTLREALAIAASHQPVPTDARLPDQVLDFVRRRFEQLMLEQGHPAANIRAVAGLVDSPVRAEQTLDHLAALLSTEDFQELEAAVQRIRRIIPAGATPGYDPGLFDSPAEEGLATALEKARAGLRGETDLRRFAAEAAVVVHPVTVFFDEVLVMADDPAVRANRLGLLAAVHDLADGYLDWKELS, encoded by the coding sequence ATGCTCACCATGCAAGACGCTCTCCTCGCACTGACGCGGTACTGGACCGAGCAGGGATGCATGGTGGTGCAGCCCATGAACACCGAGGTCGGGGCGGGCACCCTGAACCCGGCGACCGCGCTGCGCGTGCTGGGGCCCGAGCCGTGGCGGGTGGCGTACGTCGAGCCGAGCGTCCGGCCCGACGACTCCCGTTACGGCGACAACCCGAACCGGCTGCAGACGCACACCCAGTTCCAGGTGATCCTCAAGCCCGAGCCGGGCGACCCGCAGGAGCTCTACCTCGGCAGCCTCAGGGCTCTGGGCATCGACATCGACCGGCATGACGTCCGCTTCGTGGAGGACAACTGGGCGTCCCCGGCGCTCGGGGCGTGGGGGCTCGGCTGGGAGGTGTGGCTGGACGGCCTGGAGATCACCCAGTTCACCTACTTCCAGCAGGCCGGCGGCATGACACTGGACCCGGTGTCGGTAGAGATCACCTACGGGATGGAGCGCATCATCATGGCGCTCCAGGGCGTGGACCACTTCAAGGACATCGCCTACGCGCCCGGCATCTCCTACGGCGAGGCCTTCGGCCAGGCCGAGTACGAGATGAGCCGCTACTACCTCGACGACGCCGACGTCACCGCGCAGCGCGGCCTCTTCGAGGCGTACGCGGCGGAGGCCGACCGGCTGGTCGAGGCGCGCCTGCCCGTCCCCGCCCACACGTACGTGCTGAAGTGCTCCCAGGCGTTCAACGTCCTGGACTCGCGCGGGGCGATCTCCACGACCGAGCGGGCCCAGGCGTTCGCCCGGATGCGCAGGCTCGCTCACAGCGTCGCCAAGCTCTGGGTGGAGCGCCGCGCCGAGCTCGGCTACCCGCTCGGCGGCGTGGAAGTCCCGCCGGCCGAGGCGGCGGCCGCGGAGAGCCCGCGGCCCGGCACGGACCAGACGCTCGCCTTCGAGATCGGCGTCGAGGAGCTGCCCCCCGCCGAGACGACCCGGGCCGCCGACGCCGTACGGCAGGCGCTCACCGAGAAGCTGGCCGCCACGCGGCTACGGCACGGCTCCGTCACCGTGATGTCCTCGCCGCGGCGCATCGTGGCGCTCGTCGAGGACATCGCACCGCGCGAGGACGACGACGAGCAGACCGTCCGCGGTCCGCGCCTGTCGGCGGCGTACGACGCCGAGGGCGCTCCGACCAAGGCTGCGCAGGGCTTCGCGCGCGGCCAGGGCATCGACGTCGCCGAGCTGGCGCCTCTGAGCGCCGGCGGCGGCGAGTACGTGGGATACGTCAAGCACGTCCCCGGCCGTCCCGCCGGAGAGGTGCTCGCCGCGATCCTGCCGGAGATCGTCACCGGACTGCGCGCCGAGAAGAACATGCGCTGGCGCTCGCCGGGCCTGTCCTACAGCCGACCGATCCGCTGGATCACCGCGCTGCTGGGCGCGGAGGTCGTGCCGTTCACGGTCGCCGACCTGGCCTCCGGCAGGTCCAGCCGCGTGCACCGCACCGCCGCCGAACCCGTCATCACCCTCAGCACCGCGACCGGCTACGTGGAGACGCTGCGCCGCCACGCGATCGAACCCGACGCCGCCGTACGGCGCGACGACATCGTCGAGCAGGCGGCCCGGCTCGCCGCGGGCGCGGGCGGAAGGATCGACTTCGAGGCCGAGAGCGCCCTCGTGGACGAGGTCACGAACCTGGTCGAGGCGCCCGTCGCGATCCTGGGGACGTTCGACGAGAAGTACCTGGAGCTTCCGGCGGCGATCCTGACGACCGTCATGAAGAAGCATCAGCGCTACTTCCCGGTCCTGGACGGCGACGGCCGGCTGCTGAACCGGTTCGTGACCATCGCCAACGGCGCGTGCGACCACGACGCGGTGCGGGCCGGGAACGGAGCGGTCCTGCGCGCCCGCTACGAGGACGCCGGGTTCTTCTGGCGCAACGACCTCGCGACCCCGCTCACCGAGATGAAGCGGCGTCTGGCGCGGCTCACCTTCGAGACCCGGCTGGGTTCGGTCGCCGAACGCGCCGACCGCATCGACGCGATCGCCTCAGACCTGGCCGCGCGGGCACTGCTCGGCGGGGACGATGGCGAGACGCTGCGCCGGGCCGGCCGGCTCGCCAAGTTCGACCTGGGGTCCGAGCTCGTCATCGAGCTGTCCAGCCTCGCCGGCGTGATGGCCCGCGAGTACGCGCGCCAGGCCGGCGAGCCGGAGGCGGTCGCCGAAGCCCTGTACGAGATGGAGCTTCCGCGCCAGGCGGGCGACGCGCTGCCGCGGAGCCGTCCCGGGGCGCTGCTCGCGCTCGCCGACCGGTTCGACCTGCTGGCTGGGCTGTTCGCGATCGGCTCCGAGCCGACCGGGAGCTCCGATCCGTTCGGGCTCCGGCGGGCGGCCCTCGGAGTGATCAACATCCTGCGCGCCCACCCCGATCTAGCGGGCCTCACGCTGCGCGAAGCGCTCGCGATCGCCGCGAGCCACCAGCCCGTCCCCACGGACGCCCGCCTGCCCGACCAGGTGCTGGACTTCGTCAGGCGCCGGTTCGAGCAGCTCATGCTCGAACAGGGCCACCCCGCCGCGAACATCCGGGCCGTCGCCGGCCTCGTCGACAGCCCCGTCCGCGCCGAGCAGACCCTCGACCACCTCGCCGCCCTGCTGAGTACCGAGGACTTCCAGGAGCTCGAAGCCGCGGTCCAGCGCATCCGCCGCATCATCCCCGCCGGTGCCACGCCCGGCTACGACCCGGGACTGTTCGACAGCCCGGCGGAGGAGGGACTGGCCACCGCCCTGGAGAAGGCCCGCGCGGGCCTGCGCGGGGAGACCGACCTGCGGCGCTTCGCCGCCGAGGCGGCTGTCGTCGTCCATCCGGTCACCGTGTTCTTCGACGAGGTGCTGGTCATGGCGGACGACCCGGCCGTCAGAGCCAACCGGCTCGGTCTCCTCGCCGCCGTCCACGACCTGGCCGACGGCTACCTGGACTGGAAGGAGCTTTCCTGA
- a CDS encoding PLP-dependent aminotransferase family protein — MSEFWTTFGVDLYLELDPATGRRSGLEHALRDAVRAGRLAPRARMPSTRKLAIELGLSRGTVSAAYDQLIAEGYLTARRGSGTTVADLTRHPAPAPPPRQDAVAPRYDLRPGSPDVGTFPAEAWVRSTRRALAATSAEAYDYGDPRGRIELRVALAEYLGRTRGVFTTPGQIVITSGYVQGLALLARVLGDAGTAAIAMEDPGLGFHREVVRRAGPAVVALPVDGRGARPDLLRDHERVGAVVVTPAHQYPTGVTLHPARRRALTEWARTHDGLIVEDDYDGEFRYDRQPVGALQGMAPDHVAYLGSASKTLGPALRLGWMALPHRLVEPVVDAKLHLDHHTEAVGQLALADLITTHVYDRHIRACRLHYRRRRDLLLARLGSVPGLAVHGIAAGLHAMVTLPAAGPGEQETLAQASARGVALGSLGGHWHRPGDHPPAIIVGYGTPREHVYPAALDTLAEVLTQAGAPLRPA, encoded by the coding sequence GTGTCAGAATTTTGGACCACTTTCGGCGTCGACCTGTATCTGGAACTCGACCCCGCGACCGGCCGCCGGTCCGGTCTGGAGCACGCCCTGCGCGACGCGGTCCGTGCCGGACGGCTCGCGCCCCGGGCCCGGATGCCCTCGACCCGCAAGCTGGCCATCGAGCTCGGCCTGTCCCGCGGCACGGTGAGCGCCGCCTACGACCAGCTGATCGCCGAGGGCTACCTGACCGCCCGCCGGGGATCCGGCACCACGGTCGCCGACCTCACTCGCCATCCCGCACCGGCGCCGCCGCCGCGGCAGGATGCCGTCGCGCCCCGCTACGACCTGCGGCCGGGCAGCCCCGACGTGGGCACCTTCCCCGCGGAGGCCTGGGTGCGCTCCACCCGCCGCGCGCTCGCCGCGACGTCGGCCGAGGCCTACGACTACGGCGATCCGCGCGGGCGGATCGAACTCCGCGTCGCGCTGGCCGAATACCTGGGACGGACCCGCGGCGTGTTCACGACCCCCGGGCAGATCGTGATCACTTCCGGCTACGTCCAGGGCCTGGCCCTGCTGGCCCGGGTGCTCGGCGACGCCGGGACGGCTGCGATCGCCATGGAGGACCCGGGCCTGGGCTTTCACCGGGAGGTGGTCCGGCGAGCCGGGCCGGCCGTCGTCGCGCTCCCGGTGGACGGCCGCGGTGCCCGTCCCGACCTGCTGCGCGACCACGAGAGGGTGGGCGCGGTCGTGGTGACCCCGGCCCACCAGTATCCGACCGGGGTCACCCTGCACCCGGCCCGCCGCCGCGCCCTCACCGAGTGGGCGCGCACCCACGACGGCCTGATCGTCGAGGACGACTACGACGGCGAGTTCCGCTACGACCGCCAGCCCGTCGGCGCCCTCCAGGGCATGGCACCCGACCACGTCGCCTACCTGGGCAGCGCGTCCAAGACCCTCGGCCCCGCTCTGCGACTGGGCTGGATGGCGCTGCCGCACCGCCTCGTCGAGCCGGTCGTGGACGCCAAGCTGCATCTCGACCATCACACCGAGGCGGTCGGGCAGCTGGCTCTCGCGGACCTGATCACCACGCATGTCTACGACCGGCACATCCGCGCCTGCCGCCTGCACTACCGGCGCCGGCGGGACCTTCTGCTGGCCCGCCTGGGCTCCGTCCCCGGTCTGGCCGTCCACGGCATCGCGGCGGGACTCCACGCGATGGTCACCCTGCCCGCCGCCGGGCCCGGAGAGCAGGAGACACTCGCCCAGGCCTCGGCGCGGGGCGTGGCCCTGGGAAGTCTGGGCGGCCACTGGCACCGTCCCGGCGACCACCCGCCGGCGATCATCGTCGGGTACGGCACGCCGCGCGAGCATGTGTACCCGGCCGCGCTCGACACCCTCGCGGAGGTTCTCACGCAGGCCGGAGCGCCGCTCCGGCCTGCGTGA
- a CDS encoding carboxymuconolactone decarboxylase family protein — protein MTTTNPSTVRLAVDELAPHINRAMNALDTASRQTGLEASLLELVRARASQLNGCAYCVDMHSRDARKGGESEQRLFALPVWRETPFFTGRERAALELTEAGTRLTDGPVSDEVYGRAAAEFTETELAELIWTITVINAWNRLGAIARPWPLE, from the coding sequence ATGACCACGACGAATCCCTCCACCGTCCGGCTGGCGGTGGACGAGCTCGCCCCGCACATCAACCGGGCGATGAACGCGCTGGACACGGCCTCCAGGCAGACCGGGCTGGAGGCCTCCCTGCTGGAGCTGGTCAGGGCGCGCGCCTCGCAGCTCAACGGCTGCGCCTACTGCGTCGACATGCACTCCCGGGACGCCCGGAAGGGTGGCGAGAGCGAGCAGCGGCTGTTCGCCCTCCCGGTGTGGCGGGAGACGCCGTTCTTCACCGGCCGGGAACGCGCGGCCCTGGAACTGACCGAGGCGGGCACCCGGCTCACCGACGGACCGGTCTCCGACGAGGTGTACGGGCGGGCCGCGGCCGAGTTCACCGAGACCGAGCTGGCCGAGCTCATCTGGACGATCACGGTGATCAACGCCTGGAACCGGCTGGGCGCCATCGCCCGCCCCTGGCCCCTGGAGTGA
- a CDS encoding alpha-amylase family protein, translating into MASWVDHTVFWHVYPLGFAGAESSAPSPGTPVRHRLRQLEPWLDYAVDLGCSGLLLGPIFAAETHGYDTVDHFRIDPRLGDDEDFDRLVAAARDRGLRIVLDGVFNHVGRGFPAFARATAADPDPRYVRWFRLFGEGGEPDYATFEGHHRLVALNHEEPEVLDHVVRVMDHWLDRGASGWRLDAAYAVPAGFWRSALAQVRPRHPDAWFVGEVIHGDYAEYVRASGLDSVTQYELWKAIWSSLNDGNFFELAWTLERHNSLLDAVPPPLTFVGNHDVTRLASRLADERHLGHALAVLFTVGGVPSVYYGDEQAFRGVKEEREGGDDAIRPAFPGRPDALSPLGWPVHRLHQRLIGLRRRHPWLVRAHTTTHHLTNRTVALVSTGADDPCPRIVTLLNTDDQPCLFPLETGGLTVEETSETAPASGDPALVPAHGWTILSGR; encoded by the coding sequence ATGGCGTCGTGGGTGGACCACACGGTCTTCTGGCATGTCTATCCGCTCGGGTTCGCGGGCGCGGAGAGCTCGGCGCCGTCTCCTGGGACGCCGGTCCGGCACCGCCTGCGGCAGCTCGAACCCTGGCTGGACTACGCCGTGGACCTGGGCTGCTCGGGGCTGCTGCTGGGCCCGATATTCGCAGCGGAGACCCACGGCTACGACACCGTCGACCATTTCCGGATCGATCCGCGGCTCGGCGACGACGAGGACTTCGATCGTCTCGTCGCGGCGGCGCGCGACCGTGGCCTGCGGATCGTCCTGGACGGGGTGTTCAACCACGTGGGCCGGGGGTTCCCGGCGTTCGCACGGGCGACGGCCGCCGACCCCGACCCGCGCTACGTGCGCTGGTTCCGGCTGTTCGGGGAGGGCGGCGAGCCGGACTACGCGACCTTCGAGGGGCATCACCGGCTCGTGGCCCTCAATCACGAGGAACCCGAGGTGCTCGACCACGTCGTACGGGTCATGGACCACTGGCTGGATCGCGGCGCGTCCGGCTGGCGTCTCGACGCGGCCTACGCGGTGCCCGCCGGCTTCTGGCGCAGCGCCCTGGCACAGGTGCGGCCGCGCCACCCCGACGCGTGGTTCGTCGGGGAGGTGATCCACGGCGACTACGCCGAATACGTCAGGGCGAGCGGCCTCGACTCGGTCACCCAGTACGAGCTGTGGAAGGCGATCTGGAGCTCGCTCAACGACGGCAACTTCTTCGAGCTCGCCTGGACCCTGGAGCGGCACAACAGCCTGCTGGACGCCGTACCGCCCCCGCTGACCTTCGTCGGCAACCACGACGTGACCAGGCTGGCCAGCCGTCTCGCCGATGAGCGGCACCTGGGCCACGCGCTCGCCGTGCTGTTCACCGTGGGCGGCGTCCCCAGCGTCTACTACGGCGACGAGCAGGCCTTCCGCGGCGTCAAGGAGGAACGGGAAGGCGGGGACGACGCCATCCGCCCCGCCTTCCCCGGCCGTCCGGACGCCCTCTCTCCCCTGGGATGGCCCGTCCACCGGCTGCACCAGCGCCTGATCGGCCTGCGCCGCCGCCATCCGTGGCTGGTCAGGGCCCACACCACCACTCACCACCTGACCAACCGGACTGTCGCGCTGGTGTCGACCGGCGCGGACGACCCGTGCCCCAGGATCGTGACGCTGCTCAACACCGACGACCAGCCCTGCCTCTTCCCGCTGGAGACCGGCGGGCTCACCGTGGAGGAGACATCGGAGACGGCGCCCGCCTCCGGTGACCCGGCGCTCGTCCCCGCCCACGGCTGGACGATTCTCAGCGGCCGGTGA
- a CDS encoding substrate-binding domain-containing protein, with protein sequence MALAMAFGMAACGTTGQAGDGGAASASAGDTGAVDRGFKIGLLLPESRTARYEKFDRPYITEHLAELCPKCQVVYGNAGDDPDRQRQQFDAMLNENVKVIILDPVDARAIAQSVSNARSQGVKVVAYDRLAHGPIDAYTSFDNIQVGRMQGQALLDALKAGGDPGRGPIVMINGSPSDPNADDFKKGVHSILNGQVIVGREYDTPGWSPERAGTEAAAAFAELGAERIIGVYAANDGMAGGVALAMRNAGVRKGTPLTGQDAELAAIQRILLGTQTMTVYKPIRPEAVNAAQLAVDLASGKPVTGSGSGSGTVDNGTSSSIPAQIIQPTVVTWDNIKDTVVKDGFWTVQEICAVDVRVACEAAGLT encoded by the coding sequence ATGGCCCTCGCCATGGCGTTCGGGATGGCGGCCTGCGGGACCACCGGACAGGCCGGGGACGGCGGCGCGGCCTCCGCCTCCGCCGGCGACACGGGCGCCGTGGACCGGGGCTTCAAGATCGGCCTGCTGCTGCCGGAGTCGCGGACGGCGCGCTACGAGAAGTTCGACCGCCCCTACATCACCGAGCACCTCGCCGAACTCTGCCCCAAGTGCCAGGTCGTCTACGGCAACGCCGGCGACGACCCCGACCGGCAGCGGCAGCAGTTCGACGCGATGCTCAACGAGAACGTCAAGGTGATCATCCTGGATCCGGTGGACGCCCGGGCGATCGCGCAGTCGGTGTCCAACGCCCGCAGCCAGGGGGTGAAGGTCGTCGCCTACGACCGGCTGGCCCACGGGCCGATCGACGCCTACACCTCCTTCGACAACATCCAGGTCGGCAGGATGCAGGGCCAGGCGCTGCTCGACGCGCTCAAGGCGGGTGGCGACCCCGGGAGGGGACCGATCGTGATGATCAACGGCTCGCCGTCCGACCCGAACGCGGACGACTTCAAGAAGGGCGTCCACTCGATCCTCAACGGCCAGGTGATCGTCGGCAGGGAGTACGACACCCCCGGCTGGAGCCCCGAACGGGCCGGGACCGAGGCGGCCGCCGCGTTCGCCGAGCTCGGCGCCGAACGGATCATCGGGGTGTACGCGGCCAACGACGGCATGGCCGGCGGCGTCGCCCTCGCGATGCGGAACGCCGGGGTCAGGAAGGGCACCCCGCTGACCGGCCAGGACGCCGAGCTCGCGGCCATCCAGCGCATCCTGCTGGGCACCCAGACGATGACCGTCTACAAACCGATCAGGCCGGAGGCCGTGAACGCCGCCCAGCTGGCCGTCGATCTCGCGTCGGGCAAGCCGGTGACGGGCAGCGGCAGCGGGAGCGGGACCGTGGACAACGGGACCTCGTCCTCGATCCCCGCCCAGATCATCCAGCCGACCGTGGTCACCTGGGACAACATCAAGGACACCGTGGTCAAGGACGGCTTCTGGACGGTCCAGGAGATCTGCGCGGTGGACGTCCGGGTCGCGTGCGAGGCCGCCGGGCTCACTTGA
- a CDS encoding MarR family winged helix-turn-helix transcriptional regulator — MDDHASWPTGRLLLVAARLVEREWNAVLAERGLTHAGFLTLNALDDGPRTQRELAARTYVEEQTIRPVLDRLERNGHISRERDPVDRRRVMVTRTPRGERTYTALLAGDSAERIISDRVEDPETLRAELIRLISGIRGQ; from the coding sequence ATGGACGACCACGCGTCCTGGCCGACCGGCCGCCTCCTCCTGGTCGCCGCGCGCCTGGTGGAGCGTGAGTGGAACGCCGTGCTCGCCGAACGTGGCCTCACCCACGCGGGGTTCCTCACCCTGAACGCGCTCGATGACGGCCCCCGGACCCAGCGGGAGCTCGCGGCCCGCACCTACGTCGAGGAGCAGACGATCCGCCCGGTGCTCGACCGGCTCGAACGCAACGGCCACATCAGCAGGGAGCGCGACCCGGTGGACCGGCGCCGCGTGATGGTGACCCGCACTCCCCGGGGAGAGCGGACATACACCGCGCTCCTGGCCGGCGACTCCGCCGAGCGGATCATCTCCGACCGGGTGGAGGACCCCGAGACCCTGCGGGCCGAGCTGATCCGGCTGATCAGTGGCATCCGCGGGCAGTGA
- a CDS encoding PP2C family protein-serine/threonine phosphatase → METSIGAAPLPGTIDAERLSASTAAVQAVLDVMPGSASWSVPIRDATGTIVDLLIQAVSPEAEDVHGRRGEELVGLRTRQSYPSVAETPLWQAYLRVMETGTSERYSPYEHVEVADGVPHRSTYAMRIARLDDGLLVTWVRDDIGQRLESRLARTEHLGNLGWGRWNMVTGEIVWSPQLYRIHGRDPAEGPLTIEAYSDLVHSEDAPLLAGAADMWTRGGGPHELEVRIGVGDSLRHIRISAEATLDAAGRPLEIHGIMQDITGWRRAADELASVSRRLEEENQLTAHLQKIIMPVQDEPYTLPGLRVAARYQPAETAAYLGGDWYQAIGLDDGDVLLAVGDVAGNGLAAASAMAKLRHAITALAFAHHDPAEILTVLNRLLCKLRPDVLATALVARYRPADRTLRWTHAGHPPMLLARGSHVERLLHPGVLLGVFEDAAYTCGTVRLRPDDLMVMFTDGLIEKRGSDLYEGLDLMSAALTEALRPISPASPDRLPAVMDAMVPANAADDTCILVTQVTQNGEIMTLPRRDG, encoded by the coding sequence ATGGAGACGAGCATCGGGGCCGCGCCGCTTCCCGGAACGATCGACGCGGAGCGCCTCTCCGCCTCCACGGCGGCGGTGCAGGCCGTGCTCGACGTGATGCCCGGATCGGCGAGCTGGTCCGTGCCGATCCGTGACGCCACGGGAACGATCGTCGACCTCCTCATCCAGGCCGTGAGCCCGGAGGCGGAGGACGTCCACGGCCGGCGGGGCGAGGAACTGGTCGGCCTGCGCACCCGGCAGAGTTACCCGTCGGTGGCGGAGACGCCGCTCTGGCAGGCCTACCTGCGGGTGATGGAGACCGGCACGTCCGAGCGGTACAGCCCGTACGAGCACGTCGAGGTCGCCGACGGCGTCCCGCACCGCTCGACCTACGCCATGCGGATCGCCCGTCTCGACGACGGCCTGCTCGTCACCTGGGTCCGCGACGACATCGGGCAGCGGCTGGAGTCCCGTCTCGCCCGCACCGAGCACCTGGGCAACCTCGGCTGGGGACGCTGGAACATGGTCACCGGGGAGATCGTCTGGTCGCCGCAGCTCTACCGCATCCACGGGCGCGACCCGGCGGAGGGCCCCCTCACCATCGAGGCGTACTCCGACCTCGTCCACAGCGAAGACGCGCCGCTCCTCGCGGGGGCGGCGGACATGTGGACGCGCGGTGGCGGACCCCACGAGCTCGAAGTCCGGATCGGGGTGGGAGATTCCCTCCGCCACATCCGCATCTCGGCCGAGGCCACCCTCGACGCGGCGGGCCGGCCCCTGGAGATCCACGGGATCATGCAGGACATCACCGGCTGGCGCCGGGCGGCCGACGAGCTGGCCAGCGTCAGCCGGCGGCTGGAGGAGGAGAACCAGCTCACCGCCCACCTGCAGAAAATCATCATGCCGGTCCAGGACGAGCCCTACACCCTGCCCGGCCTGCGGGTGGCCGCCCGTTACCAGCCCGCCGAGACGGCGGCCTACCTCGGCGGGGACTGGTACCAGGCGATCGGCCTGGACGACGGTGACGTGCTGCTCGCCGTCGGGGACGTGGCCGGCAACGGGCTGGCCGCCGCCTCCGCCATGGCGAAGCTGCGTCACGCGATCACCGCCCTGGCCTTCGCCCATCACGACCCGGCGGAGATCCTCACCGTGCTGAACCGCCTGCTGTGCAAGCTCCGGCCCGACGTGCTGGCCACCGCGCTCGTGGCCCGCTACCGCCCGGCCGACCGCACCCTGCGGTGGACCCACGCCGGTCACCCCCCGATGCTCCTGGCCCGGGGCTCGCACGTGGAGCGCCTGCTCCATCCGGGCGTGCTGCTCGGCGTCTTCGAGGACGCCGCCTACACCTGCGGCACCGTACGGCTCAGGCCCGACGATCTCATGGTGATGTTCACCGACGGGCTCATCGAGAAGCGCGGCAGCGACCTCTACGAAGGTCTGGATCTCATGAGCGCCGCCCTGACCGAGGCCCTCAGGCCGATCTCCCCCGCCTCCCCGGACCGGCTTCCGGCGGTCATGGACGCCATGGTCCCGGCCAACGCGGCCGACGACACCTGCATCCTGGTCACCCAGGTCACCCAGAACGGTGAGATCATGACGCTCCCCCGCCGGGACGGCTGA
- a CDS encoding sensor histidine kinase has protein sequence MTTTTTTTVDPFVHPALFYRGARQYLDGTVPFIREGLAAGEPVAVAVPPQNVELLRAELGEAASEVRFLDMTQAGRNPGRIIPGVLRAFADLHPAGRVRIIGEPIWAGRSVTEYPACVQHEALINLAFSGRAVTILCPYDLDGLDPSVIEEAEMTHPILQDGSGLRTSPAYAPERIIQDYNRPLPDPPDAASLGFAGGDLGRVRDFVVGHAARMGLSGERLEDLRLIASELAANSLDYGGGSGTVRIWGENGQVAMDVTDAGHILDPLAGRRPVDPRQRGSRGLLVTNLLSDLVRIHTSQDGTTIRVYFSI, from the coding sequence ATGACCACGACGACGACCACCACGGTGGATCCGTTCGTCCATCCCGCGCTGTTCTACCGCGGGGCCCGGCAGTATCTCGACGGCACCGTGCCGTTCATCCGCGAGGGCCTGGCGGCCGGAGAGCCGGTCGCGGTGGCCGTACCCCCGCAGAACGTGGAGCTGCTGCGGGCCGAGCTCGGCGAGGCGGCCTCCGAGGTGCGCTTCCTCGACATGACGCAGGCCGGTCGCAACCCGGGGCGCATCATCCCCGGCGTCCTGCGTGCCTTCGCCGACCTCCACCCCGCCGGCAGGGTCCGCATCATCGGCGAGCCGATCTGGGCCGGCCGGTCGGTGACGGAGTATCCCGCGTGCGTCCAGCACGAGGCGCTGATCAACCTCGCGTTCTCCGGCCGCGCCGTCACCATCCTGTGCCCCTACGACCTCGACGGGCTGGACCCCTCGGTCATCGAGGAGGCCGAGATGACCCATCCCATCCTCCAGGACGGGAGCGGCCTGCGCACCAGCCCCGCCTACGCGCCCGAACGCATCATCCAGGACTACAACCGGCCGCTGCCCGACCCGCCGGACGCCGCCTCCCTCGGATTCGCCGGCGGCGACCTGGGGCGCGTGCGAGACTTCGTCGTCGGGCACGCCGCCCGCATGGGGCTCTCCGGAGAGCGTCTCGAGGATCTGCGACTGATCGCCAGCGAGCTGGCGGCCAACAGCCTCGACTACGGAGGAGGCTCGGGAACGGTGCGTATTTGGGGCGAGAACGGGCAGGTGGCCATGGACGTCACCGACGCCGGTCACATCCTCGACCCCCTTGCCGGACGCCGGCCGGTCGATCCCCGCCAGCGGGGCTCTCGCGGCCTGCTCGTCACCAACCTGCTCAGCGACCTGGTCCGCATCCACACCAGCCAGGACGGCACCACCATCCGCGTGTATTTCAGCATCTGA
- a CDS encoding STAS domain-containing protein, producing the protein MTIWPEVRPRGPSQAAGPGSSTSGARGPSPHDLHLDLTGPPVRLKVSGDIDRTTRRLWEEALDGLVTQGDDMHIDLAGLTFVDVRGTWLLAQAAHSLPTGKKVFLHHAPYCLRSVLALIGPDSSPIEVET; encoded by the coding sequence GTGACGATCTGGCCAGAGGTGAGACCGCGCGGGCCGTCACAGGCCGCCGGACCTGGCTCTTCGACATCCGGAGCCCGCGGGCCGTCCCCCCACGACCTCCACCTCGACCTGACCGGCCCGCCGGTCCGCCTGAAGGTCAGCGGCGACATCGACCGCACGACCAGAAGGCTCTGGGAAGAGGCACTGGACGGCCTGGTCACCCAGGGCGATGACATGCACATCGACCTCGCCGGACTCACGTTCGTCGACGTCCGGGGAACATGGCTGCTGGCCCAGGCCGCCCACAGCCTCCCCACGGGCAAAAAGGTGTTCCTGCACCACGCGCCCTACTGTCTGAGATCCGTACTCGCCTTGATCGGACCGGACTCCTCCCCGATCGAAGTGGAGACGTGA